The Fluviispira sanaruensis sequence AATATAACCACAAAAAATAATATCTTTAAATCATGTAAAGTTGCAAATACTGTTATTTTATAATAGCCCAAGCAAGGCGCAAACAATTGGCTATGGGAGAGGAGTGTGCTGTGGCTCATAAAATATCTGGGGCAACTGTCGAAGTTATTTGTGGTTGTATGTTTAGTGGAAAAACAGAAGAACTGATCCGTGTTTTAAAAAGAGCAACAATTGCTAAGCAACGAATACTCGTTTTCAAACATTCATCTGATATCAGATATTCTGATGAAAGCATTTGCAGTCACAATGGAGTTAAAATTCCATCCATTCTTATTCAAAATACAGCAGAAATATTTAATTATAATTTAGATAACATTGATGTTGTGGGAATTGATGAAGCTCAATTTTTTACTGACGAAATCTTAGCCGATGTAGAAAAAATACTTGAAAAGGGTATCAGAGTTGTTATTGCTGGCTTAGATATGGATTTTAGAAAAAGACCATTTGGAAAAATGCCTGAATTATTAGCAATGGCAAACAAGGTGACAAAGTTATCGGCAATTTGTTCTGTTTGTGCAGAAGATGCTCAGTACACCCAAAGACTGTTTCCTTCAGAAGAAACTGTTTTTGTGGGAGCCATTGAAAGCTATGAACCGCGTTGCCGTAAACATCACAGCATTTTTAAATAGAGAAAGTTTTCAAAAATAAAGTTAAATTTTAAAATATTTTTTAGCAATTTTCTCTATATCACTCAATTCAGCTTTTACATCCCAATACATAGTTTCTCTCATCAACAGAGTTTGCATCTGTTCAGGAATAGCTATGTTTTCTTGAATAATCGGTTCTATAATATCATCAAATTTACATGGATCCGCTGTTGAAACCACGATCCAACTTTCAGTGCACTTGCTTTTTCTCACAAAAAAACCTGTAGCAGTGTGTGGACATATTATTTTTTTATATTTGTTATAAAAATATGCGATTGTCTGCCTAATTTCTGCATTAGTTACACTTATTGATGTAACATTTTTATCGAAGATGGAATGATCATGAAATAATTGTGAAAGTCGTTCAAAATTACTTGGATTGCCTACATCCATAGCATTAGCAAGGGTCAGAACACTTTTGCGTGGGCTAAACACACCTGATTCAAGATAGTCATTTATGACTCTATTTTCATTGGTGGCTAAAGAGATTTCGCGAATTGGAAAACCCATTTCCTTTGCCCAATAAGCTGCTGTGGCATTGCCGAGGTTTCCTGTCGGTATGATATAGCCGGGCGAAGTCTTATTTTTGTTAAAGAAAA is a genomic window containing:
- a CDS encoding thymidine kinase, whose translation is MAHKISGATVEVICGCMFSGKTEELIRVLKRATIAKQRILVFKHSSDIRYSDESICSHNGVKIPSILIQNTAEIFNYNLDNIDVVGIDEAQFFTDEILADVEKILEKGIRVVIAGLDMDFRKRPFGKMPELLAMANKVTKLSAICSVCAEDAQYTQRLFPSEETVFVGAIESYEPRCRKHHSIFK